The Caulifigura coniformis genome includes a region encoding these proteins:
- a CDS encoding PVC-type heme-binding CxxCH protein has protein sequence MSRTPVVRSLLVLALLLPGLAAFGANPINEPEHAGFQALGEDGRILNLNFEKGDLTDWTATGNAWDKQPVKGDLDTVRGAAQPKRALPTGDYWIGGYEISGDKGQGTLSSVPFLVTHPWCSFLVGGGKFAETRVEIVIPGRNGAESVFFKVSGPDAEEMRPVIVDTSSLMGRKIFIRLVDRISGGWGHVNFDDFRFHTTRPKFKQTELRPTALVSVTEVYPYEGVTAAEAAKVMQVPPGFSVQVAAAEPDIAQPVAMCIDDRGRLWVVEAHSYPKREEEGKGKDRVLIFEDTDLDGTLDKRTVFIEKLNLVSGIEVGFGGVWIGAAPYLMFIADKNGNDIPDGLEPGAPQDAQPNGDVPNGAVVLLDGWHYEDTHETLNSFTWGPDGWLYGCHGVFTHSVVGKPGTAEKDRTRINAGIWRYHPVRHQFEVFSEGTSNPWGIDFDEHGQAFATACVIPHLYHLIQGGRYHRQAGQHFNPHTYDDIKTIAKHRHYVGNQWNVKDRARSDDLGGGHAHAGAMIYQGGSWPNEYRGKLFMHNIHGNRVNVDVLKQQGSGFVGDRNPDFLLTGDKWSQMIALQYGPDGQVWMIDWYDANQCHRPEEGAHDRTNGRIYRVVYNNTKPVKVDLQKMTSLELAKLYNHSNLWYSRHAQRILQERAEGRRDAAMNAQLDEAFQFLSKQVNGGEANETGRLRAFWMFAILGAALPQDPANAGFLTNSSAWIRSWYLQTLGNQPDVASLVPAELVKQLAKLAGDDPSPVVRLYLASLCQRLPLDKRWDILAGLTSHSEDASDHNLPLMYWYAMEPLADADPQRALALAISAGASIPRLQELMVRRLGSGDPATTLELLAKGLESAKDSPTRLMFLRGINGALRGRSELTANPTLATLAEKFGHDADPLVRVEAQAASMRYQNATAADALRSSVADASLPVDVRRIAFRFLVEGKDKQLASVIKPLLLDAALRREAIRAIASDENTEAADQLVAAYAALTPDERRDALNTLAARPSYASRLLSAVQSNAIARTELSAELVRQLRNLNNDELRTQLEQVWGVVRETPADRAALQAKYTALLTKDNGPPKDREHGRAVFAKTCQQCHTLFGTGGKVGPDLTGSNRANTEYLLSNIVDPSSVMAKEYRPTVFALADGRVVTGIIKDENGPLYTVQTANELITFPKDDVDQRKDSDQSMMPDDLLKNLSEAEVVALAAYLQGPGQTPIQATPANITGFFNGQDLTNWFSLTEQIATGEGRQPPAGLSWTVENSEVVGKSNGLKRNEFLVSQYSLSDFRFECDVKLVGNQGNSGIQLRSVPLPNGEMRGYQADIGAGWWGKLYEESARGLLENNDAERHAKKGEWNRYEIVAVGSRVRTFINGELCVDRDDPAAARSGVLALQLHSGGPTEVRFRNLKVTLLEPNPAKERVQPPGGVSEVVVMANAAAAGTDGAATGKIDFEKTVLDHVFRSEGVCIADFDNDGLRDIAAGSQIYFQSKDASGQSKWTTKVILEKPVEFATNVYSQSFMNWAEDLNNDGRLDLIVVDFPGKQTWWFENPGKASGGREPADDPLFGPIWKKHEITPVTNNESPQYVDVEGDGRRELLIGYGAKTMGFAYPKSFPEAVWKLSPISQPGVPGTDRFSHGLGLGDINGDGRKDVCIIQGWWEQPADAADAPWKFHEAPFGKACSQMSVYDFDGDGDNDILSASAHDYGIWWHENKGQADDGEIAWQTHEIDKSFSETHAVVLADLNGDGLPDFITGKRWHSHSGNGPGGHEPAVLRWFELKREQATEMVDGRTVTKTFPKWIKHEIDEDSGVGTQFDVGDINGDGLLDIAISNKKGSFVFLQTRK, from the coding sequence ATGTCACGAACCCCTGTTGTGCGCTCCCTGCTGGTCCTGGCCCTCCTCCTCCCCGGGCTCGCCGCCTTCGGCGCCAATCCGATCAACGAGCCGGAACACGCCGGCTTCCAGGCGCTCGGCGAGGACGGCCGCATCCTCAACCTCAATTTCGAGAAGGGCGACCTCACCGACTGGACCGCCACCGGCAACGCCTGGGACAAGCAGCCCGTCAAAGGCGACCTCGATACCGTCCGCGGGGCGGCCCAGCCCAAACGCGCCCTCCCGACGGGCGACTACTGGATCGGCGGCTACGAGATCAGCGGCGACAAGGGCCAGGGCACGCTCTCATCGGTCCCGTTCCTCGTCACCCATCCCTGGTGCAGCTTCCTCGTCGGCGGCGGAAAGTTTGCGGAAACACGGGTCGAGATCGTCATTCCCGGGAGGAACGGCGCAGAAAGCGTCTTCTTCAAAGTCTCCGGGCCGGATGCCGAAGAGATGCGGCCCGTCATCGTCGACACATCGTCGCTGATGGGACGAAAGATCTTCATCCGGCTCGTCGACAGAATCTCCGGCGGCTGGGGCCACGTGAACTTCGACGACTTCCGCTTCCACACCACCCGGCCGAAGTTCAAGCAGACCGAACTCAGGCCCACGGCCCTCGTCAGCGTCACGGAGGTCTATCCGTATGAAGGCGTCACCGCAGCGGAAGCCGCGAAGGTCATGCAGGTTCCTCCCGGCTTCAGCGTGCAGGTCGCCGCTGCCGAGCCCGACATCGCCCAGCCTGTCGCCATGTGCATCGACGATCGGGGCCGGTTGTGGGTCGTCGAAGCCCACTCCTACCCGAAACGGGAAGAGGAAGGGAAAGGGAAGGACCGCGTCCTGATCTTCGAAGACACCGACCTCGATGGCACCCTCGACAAGCGGACCGTGTTCATCGAGAAGCTCAATCTCGTCAGCGGAATTGAAGTCGGTTTCGGAGGCGTCTGGATCGGGGCGGCGCCTTACCTGATGTTCATTGCTGACAAGAACGGCAACGACATCCCCGATGGCCTCGAGCCCGGCGCTCCCCAGGATGCCCAGCCCAACGGCGACGTCCCCAACGGCGCGGTCGTCCTCCTCGATGGCTGGCACTACGAAGACACCCACGAAACGCTGAACTCCTTCACCTGGGGGCCCGATGGCTGGCTGTATGGCTGCCACGGCGTCTTCACGCATTCCGTCGTCGGCAAGCCGGGCACTGCGGAGAAGGACCGCACCCGGATCAATGCCGGCATCTGGCGCTATCACCCCGTCCGCCATCAGTTCGAAGTCTTCTCCGAAGGAACCAGCAACCCCTGGGGGATCGACTTCGACGAGCACGGCCAGGCGTTCGCCACGGCCTGCGTCATCCCGCACCTCTACCACCTGATTCAGGGCGGCCGTTACCACCGGCAGGCCGGCCAGCACTTCAATCCCCACACCTACGACGACATCAAGACGATCGCGAAGCACCGTCACTACGTCGGCAATCAGTGGAACGTCAAGGACCGCGCCCGCAGCGACGATCTCGGCGGCGGACATGCGCACGCCGGGGCCATGATCTATCAGGGCGGAAGCTGGCCGAACGAGTACCGCGGCAAGCTGTTCATGCACAACATCCACGGCAACCGCGTGAATGTCGACGTGCTGAAACAACAGGGCTCCGGCTTCGTCGGAGATCGCAATCCCGACTTCCTGCTGACGGGCGACAAGTGGTCACAGATGATCGCCCTCCAGTACGGCCCGGATGGCCAGGTCTGGATGATCGACTGGTACGACGCGAATCAGTGCCACCGACCGGAAGAGGGAGCCCACGACCGCACCAACGGCCGCATCTACCGGGTCGTCTATAACAATACGAAGCCGGTGAAAGTCGATCTGCAGAAGATGACCTCTCTGGAACTGGCGAAGCTCTACAACCATTCCAACCTCTGGTACTCGCGGCACGCGCAGCGCATCCTGCAGGAGCGGGCCGAGGGCCGGCGTGACGCCGCGATGAATGCCCAGCTGGATGAAGCGTTCCAGTTCCTTTCGAAGCAGGTGAACGGCGGCGAGGCGAATGAAACCGGCCGCCTGCGAGCCTTCTGGATGTTCGCCATCCTCGGTGCAGCGCTTCCGCAGGACCCGGCGAATGCCGGTTTCCTCACGAACTCCTCGGCCTGGATTCGATCCTGGTACCTGCAGACGCTCGGGAACCAGCCGGACGTCGCGAGTCTCGTTCCGGCGGAGCTGGTCAAGCAGTTGGCAAAGCTCGCGGGTGACGATCCGTCGCCCGTGGTCCGGCTTTATCTGGCCTCACTCTGCCAGCGGTTGCCGCTCGACAAACGCTGGGACATCCTCGCCGGCCTCACCTCCCACTCCGAAGACGCCAGCGACCACAACCTCCCCCTGATGTACTGGTACGCCATGGAGCCGCTTGCGGATGCCGATCCGCAGCGGGCCCTCGCACTCGCCATCTCCGCCGGTGCGAGCATCCCCAGGCTGCAGGAACTGATGGTCCGCCGCCTCGGCAGCGGCGACCCCGCCACGACCCTCGAACTCCTCGCAAAAGGCCTCGAATCCGCGAAGGATTCCCCGACCCGCCTGATGTTCCTCCGTGGAATCAACGGCGCCCTCCGCGGGCGGAGTGAACTGACGGCCAACCCCACACTGGCGACGCTCGCCGAGAAATTCGGACACGACGCCGATCCGCTGGTCCGCGTGGAAGCCCAGGCCGCCTCCATGCGCTACCAGAACGCAACTGCGGCCGATGCCCTCCGGTCCTCCGTCGCCGATGCCTCGCTCCCCGTCGACGTCCGGCGGATCGCCTTCCGCTTCCTCGTCGAAGGAAAGGACAAACAACTCGCCAGCGTCATCAAGCCGCTGTTGCTCGACGCCGCACTGCGGCGCGAAGCCATTCGCGCGATCGCCAGCGATGAGAACACGGAAGCGGCCGACCAGCTCGTGGCCGCCTACGCCGCACTCACCCCCGACGAACGCCGCGATGCGCTCAACACACTCGCCGCGCGGCCTTCGTATGCCAGCCGCCTGCTGTCGGCCGTGCAGTCGAACGCCATCGCCCGGACGGAACTCTCCGCCGAGCTCGTCCGCCAGCTGCGAAACCTCAACAACGACGAACTGCGGACCCAGCTCGAACAGGTCTGGGGCGTCGTCCGCGAAACCCCGGCAGATCGCGCCGCACTCCAGGCGAAGTACACCGCCCTCCTCACCAAAGACAACGGACCGCCGAAAGACCGCGAGCACGGCCGGGCCGTCTTCGCGAAAACCTGCCAGCAGTGTCACACGCTGTTCGGAACCGGCGGCAAGGTCGGCCCCGACCTCACCGGCTCCAACCGGGCCAACACGGAATACCTGCTGTCGAACATCGTCGACCCGAGTTCGGTCATGGCCAAGGAATACCGGCCGACCGTCTTCGCCTTGGCGGATGGCCGCGTCGTCACCGGCATCATCAAGGATGAAAACGGACCGCTCTACACCGTCCAGACTGCGAACGAACTGATCACCTTCCCCAAGGACGACGTCGACCAGCGCAAGGACAGTGATCAGTCGATGATGCCCGACGACCTCCTGAAGAATCTCTCCGAAGCGGAAGTCGTGGCGCTCGCCGCCTATCTCCAGGGGCCGGGACAGACCCCCATTCAGGCGACCCCCGCCAACATCACCGGCTTCTTCAACGGACAGGACCTCACCAACTGGTTCTCACTCACCGAGCAGATCGCAACCGGCGAGGGACGTCAGCCCCCGGCCGGCCTCTCCTGGACCGTCGAAAACAGCGAGGTCGTCGGAAAATCGAACGGACTCAAACGCAACGAATTCCTCGTCAGCCAGTATTCGCTCAGCGATTTCCGCTTCGAGTGCGACGTGAAGCTTGTCGGCAATCAGGGGAACAGCGGCATCCAGCTGCGCAGCGTCCCCCTGCCGAACGGTGAAATGCGGGGATACCAGGCCGACATCGGAGCCGGCTGGTGGGGCAAGCTCTACGAGGAATCGGCCCGCGGACTGCTTGAGAACAATGATGCCGAGCGACACGCAAAGAAAGGCGAATGGAACCGCTACGAGATCGTCGCCGTCGGCAGTCGCGTGCGGACGTTCATCAACGGCGAACTCTGCGTCGATCGCGATGACCCGGCCGCGGCCCGCAGCGGCGTCCTCGCACTCCAGCTTCACTCGGGCGGTCCGACGGAAGTCCGCTTCCGCAACCTGAAGGTCACGCTGCTCGAACCCAACCCGGCGAAAGAACGTGTTCAGCCACCCGGCGGCGTTTCGGAAGTCGTCGTCATGGCCAACGCCGCAGCCGCAGGAACGGATGGAGCAGCCACCGGGAAAATCGACTTCGAGAAGACCGTCCTCGACCACGTCTTCCGCTCCGAAGGCGTCTGCATCGCCGATTTCGACAACGACGGCCTGCGCGACATCGCCGCCGGCTCGCAGATCTATTTCCAGTCGAAGGACGCCAGCGGCCAATCGAAGTGGACGACGAAAGTCATCCTCGAAAAGCCCGTCGAGTTCGCGACCAACGTCTACAGCCAGTCGTTCATGAACTGGGCCGAAGACCTCAACAACGACGGCCGGCTCGACCTGATCGTCGTCGACTTTCCCGGCAAGCAGACCTGGTGGTTCGAAAACCCCGGCAAGGCGAGCGGCGGTCGCGAGCCCGCTGACGACCCTCTTTTCGGACCGATCTGGAAGAAACATGAGATCACGCCGGTGACCAACAACGAAAGTCCGCAGTATGTCGACGTCGAAGGGGACGGACGTCGCGAACTGCTGATCGGCTACGGAGCCAAAACCATGGGCTTCGCTTATCCCAAGTCGTTTCCCGAGGCCGTCTGGAAACTCTCCCCCATCTCGCAGCCGGGAGTCCCTGGAACCGATCGCTTTTCACACGGCCTCGGCCTGGGCGACATCAACGGCGACGGCCGGAAAGATGTCTGCATCATCCAGGGCTGGTGGGAGCAGCCGGCCGACGCCGCCGACGCCCCGTGGAAGTTCCACGAGGCCCCGTTCGGAAAGGCCTGCTCCCAGATGTCCGTCTACGACTTCGACGGCGATGGCGACAACGACATCCTCTCCGCCAGCGCCCACGACTACGGCATCTGGTGGCACGAGAACAAAGGCCAGGCCGACGACGGCGAGATCGCGTGGCAGACTCACGAAATCGACAAGTCTTTCAGTGAGACCCACGCGGTCGTCCTGGCCGATCTCAACGGCGATGGACTGCCCGACTTCATCACCGGCAAGCGCTGGCATTCCCACAGCGGCAACGGCCCCGGCGGTCACGAACCGGCCGTCCTTCGTTGGTTCGAGTTGAAACGGGAGCAGGCAACGGAAATGGTCGACGGTCGCACCGTCACGAAGACCTTCCCGAAATGGATCAAGCACGAGATCGATGAAGACTCAGGCGTCGGCACTCAGTTCGACGTCGGCGACATCAACGGCGACGGCCTGCTGGACATCGCGATCTCCAACAAGAAGGGTTCGTTTGTGTTCCTGCAGACGCGGAAGTAG
- a CDS encoding carbohydrate-binding family 9-like protein, translating into MRARVTFLASVASLVLGLFVNDAQAAEPERPVMTVKATKDFEVTGAGKAKAWDTVAWTPLSIRPEAAHDYKTQVKMLYSETGLYLLMDGTDSKLTASFTKDLEHLWTEDVYEAFFWPDEKLPLYFEYEISPLNYELPILVPNVDGKFMGWTPWMYDGGRKTRKAIHITGGKAESGAEIQGWRAEVFFPYELLRPLGNVPPKPGSRWRANFYRMDYDGGKRTQWDWSRVGPSFHEFEKFGTLVFE; encoded by the coding sequence ATGCGTGCTCGCGTCACGTTTCTGGCTTCCGTTGCATCGCTCGTTCTCGGGCTGTTCGTGAACGATGCGCAGGCCGCCGAGCCCGAGCGGCCGGTGATGACGGTGAAAGCGACGAAGGATTTCGAGGTCACCGGCGCAGGAAAGGCGAAGGCGTGGGACACGGTCGCCTGGACGCCGCTTTCGATCCGGCCTGAGGCGGCGCACGACTACAAGACTCAGGTGAAGATGCTCTATTCGGAGACCGGTCTTTATCTCTTGATGGATGGAACCGATTCGAAGCTCACGGCCAGTTTCACGAAGGACCTGGAGCATCTGTGGACGGAAGACGTGTACGAAGCCTTCTTCTGGCCGGACGAGAAGCTGCCGCTGTACTTCGAATATGAGATCTCTCCGCTGAACTACGAGTTGCCGATCCTCGTTCCGAACGTGGACGGCAAGTTCATGGGCTGGACTCCGTGGATGTACGACGGCGGCCGGAAAACGCGGAAGGCGATCCACATCACCGGCGGGAAGGCGGAGTCGGGCGCCGAGATCCAGGGCTGGCGGGCGGAGGTGTTCTTTCCGTACGAGCTGCTGAGGCCGCTGGGCAATGTTCCGCCAAAGCCGGGGTCCCGCTGGCGGGCCAATTTCTACCGGATGGATTACGACGGTGGAAAACGGACGCAGTGGGACTGGTCGCGCGTCGGCCCGAGTTTCCACGAGTTCGAGAAGTTCGGAACGCTCGTCTTCGAGTGA
- a CDS encoding DUF1559 domain-containing protein — MKSKSRGFTLIELLVVIAIIAILIALLLPAVQQAREAARRTQCKNNLKQIGLALHNYESTHRIFPMETYYGAAQNKYPHYYNSWIPQLLSFFDQGNLGNKYDHNYSFFDDENREAIQTRLEVFSCPSSPGGTQITQYLRRRKSAWEILTIPGGFTADYAGQRGIASGTYPVYVPGASSPTNEGIFGGGQGTGFKNITDGTSNTIIVHESTSRHQELVNDRVAGKIVVKVPEFGCWFDYWAGPNAGWMYGFQDNGTTQKGPRFLNATNKWANPWSSHTGGVHAAMADGSVRFLSDNMSNITFIGMCTDSGSEVLGEF; from the coding sequence ATGAAGTCGAAGTCCCGCGGTTTTACGCTGATCGAGCTCCTCGTTGTCATCGCCATCATCGCGATTCTGATCGCGCTGCTTCTCCCGGCCGTTCAGCAGGCGCGGGAGGCGGCCCGGCGCACCCAGTGCAAGAACAACCTGAAGCAGATCGGGCTGGCCCTCCATAACTACGAGAGCACGCACCGCATCTTCCCGATGGAGACCTATTACGGTGCGGCCCAGAACAAGTACCCGCACTACTACAACAGCTGGATTCCGCAGCTGCTCAGCTTCTTCGACCAGGGGAACCTGGGGAACAAGTACGACCACAACTATTCGTTCTTCGACGACGAGAATCGCGAGGCAATCCAGACACGTCTGGAAGTCTTTTCCTGCCCATCGAGCCCCGGGGGAACTCAGATCACTCAGTACCTCCGCCGCCGCAAGTCGGCGTGGGAAATCCTGACCATTCCCGGCGGGTTTACTGCGGACTACGCCGGGCAGCGGGGCATCGCGTCGGGCACCTATCCGGTCTACGTTCCGGGCGCGAGCAGCCCCACGAATGAGGGAATCTTCGGAGGGGGGCAAGGAACCGGTTTCAAGAACATCACCGATGGCACCTCGAACACGATCATCGTGCATGAATCGACCAGCCGTCATCAGGAACTGGTCAACGACCGCGTGGCCGGCAAGATTGTCGTGAAGGTTCCGGAGTTCGGCTGCTGGTTCGATTACTGGGCGGGTCCGAACGCTGGCTGGATGTACGGATTTCAGGACAATGGGACGACCCAGAAAGGGCCACGCTTCCTCAACGCCACGAACAAGTGGGCGAATCCGTGGTCGTCACACACGGGTGGTGTGCATGCGGCGATGGCTGACGGGTCGGTCCGCTTCCTCAGCGACAACATGAGCAACATCACGTTCATTGGAATGTGCACGGACAGCGGCAGCGAAGTGCTTGGTGAGTTCTAG
- a CDS encoding PEP-CTERM sorting domain-containing protein (PEP-CTERM proteins occur, often in large numbers, in the proteomes of bacteria that also encode an exosortase, a predicted intramembrane cysteine proteinase. The presence of a PEP-CTERM domain at a protein's C-terminus predicts cleavage within the sorting domain, followed by covalent anchoring to some some component of the (usually Gram-negative) cell surface. Many PEP-CTERM proteins exhibit an unusual sequence composition that includes large numbers of potential glycosylation sites. Expression of one such protein has been shown restore the ability of a bacterium to form floc, a type of biofilm.) — MRASFLMVILASSARTASAELVINVNFTGDSQFSAAFDSAAQIWQSRLGGYQNGFVVNRTAGSSYLNGQTVSEVFINAVIAPGDGVGNVLGSAGPSELVLDAAGFYLTTDGAMTFDSFDAQNVLDNGNWENLILHEMGHVLGFGTLWELNGVYDPLGDPSHFTGANAIAAWNSEFGQTGMPDVEQEGGGGTAGAHWNENVNGSGPTGIEDSLGRDMRDELMTGWLNPNSFISDMTVASFIDIGFTGVEAVPEPGTLALSSLAFGAAVVRRRRSRRRKDSRGVRVCP, encoded by the coding sequence ATGCGCGCTTCGTTTCTGATGGTGATCCTCGCCAGTTCCGCGAGGACGGCCTCCGCCGAGCTGGTCATCAACGTCAATTTCACCGGTGATTCGCAGTTCTCCGCGGCGTTCGATTCGGCCGCGCAAATCTGGCAGAGCCGGCTTGGTGGATACCAGAACGGATTCGTCGTGAACCGGACGGCGGGAAGCAGCTATCTCAACGGGCAGACCGTATCGGAAGTGTTCATCAACGCCGTGATCGCTCCGGGAGACGGCGTGGGAAATGTTCTCGGCAGCGCTGGACCGTCCGAGCTCGTGCTCGACGCGGCCGGTTTTTATCTCACGACCGACGGGGCGATGACGTTCGATTCGTTTGATGCCCAGAACGTGCTGGACAATGGGAACTGGGAGAACCTCATTCTCCATGAAATGGGGCACGTGCTCGGCTTCGGAACCTTGTGGGAACTCAACGGCGTCTACGACCCGCTGGGCGATCCGAGCCACTTCACGGGAGCGAACGCCATCGCCGCGTGGAACTCCGAATTCGGCCAGACCGGCATGCCGGATGTCGAGCAGGAGGGGGGCGGCGGAACGGCCGGCGCACACTGGAACGAGAACGTGAACGGATCGGGGCCGACCGGAATCGAGGATTCCCTCGGTCGAGACATGCGTGACGAACTGATGACGGGCTGGCTGAACCCCAACTCCTTCATCAGCGACATGACGGTCGCGTCGTTCATCGACATCGGGTTCACGGGTGTCGAAGCCGTGCCTGAGCCTGGGACCCTGGCTCTTTCTTCGCTGGCGTTCGGGGCCGCGGTGGTGCGTCGGAGGCGTTCGCGGAGACGGAAGGACAGCCGTGGAGTCAGGGTTTGCCCTTAA
- a CDS encoding collagen-binding domain-containing protein has translation MLLKLLAPFIGASCVFVSQVAFAELVTGFEVVVGGNLSAQSQIQGRTIVGGNVQGGFPSFGTGLTPAASFSSTDVLVVGGSLQSNGITMQAGDARLGGTRGSANVNLNGPGSELFQNDATAAPRASAATAMLRSASDYFSGLVADSGIIVNGSNVTFNAAPGADGVAVFDVPAALLTLQNANFALATAGLPAGTSYIFNVVGAVTGTPMGNFGAGFQTADVRSHVLWNFEDQTSPLSLSREWYGSILLPDSNLNTTSAINGGVYVGGDFTTSGDVRLAGYIGHAEYTPSAVPEPSSIILTALAGVGLVSARLRRRSLSRRAAAVQGASATGTSLSV, from the coding sequence ATGTTGCTGAAGTTGCTGGCTCCGTTCATCGGAGCGAGTTGTGTCTTTGTGTCACAGGTTGCTTTCGCTGAGCTGGTGACCGGATTCGAGGTGGTTGTTGGCGGCAATCTGAGTGCCCAGTCGCAGATTCAGGGACGGACGATCGTCGGCGGAAATGTGCAGGGAGGATTTCCCTCCTTCGGCACCGGGCTGACGCCCGCGGCCAGTTTCAGCTCGACCGACGTGCTCGTTGTTGGCGGGAGCCTGCAATCGAATGGAATCACCATGCAGGCGGGGGACGCCCGCCTGGGTGGCACGCGCGGCTCGGCGAACGTGAATCTCAACGGGCCCGGCAGCGAACTGTTCCAGAACGACGCGACGGCCGCGCCCCGGGCTTCCGCAGCCACCGCAATGCTGCGTTCGGCCTCGGATTACTTCAGTGGTCTCGTCGCCGATAGCGGTATCATCGTGAACGGATCAAACGTCACGTTCAATGCCGCTCCGGGCGCGGACGGTGTGGCCGTGTTCGACGTGCCCGCCGCACTGCTCACGCTTCAGAACGCCAACTTCGCGCTGGCCACGGCCGGACTTCCGGCGGGGACGAGTTACATCTTCAACGTGGTGGGAGCTGTGACGGGGACGCCGATGGGGAACTTCGGCGCCGGTTTCCAGACTGCGGATGTCCGTTCTCACGTTCTCTGGAACTTCGAAGACCAGACGTCGCCCTTATCTCTCAGCCGCGAATGGTACGGCTCGATCCTGCTGCCGGATTCGAACCTGAACACGACCAGCGCCATCAACGGCGGCGTTTATGTCGGAGGCGATTTCACCACGAGCGGCGATGTGCGGCTGGCGGGCTATATTGGGCATGCGGAGTACACGCCCTCGGCCGTGCCGGAGCCGTCGAGCATCATCCTGACCGCACTTGCCGGTGTCGGACTGGTTTCCGCGCGACTTCGACGCCGTTCGTTGTCGCGACGTGCGGCCGCCGTTCAGGGCGCCTCGGCAACGGGAACTTCGTTGAGCGTGTAG
- a CDS encoding PQQ-dependent sugar dehydrogenase gives MMDSLLPRLALLALLALLPAAASPADDKLAARENEFYRITTFEVPKDVVLEAGAFQWMSDGRLAVSSRRGEIWMIRDPLAPQVKASQFSRFAHGLHEVLGLAEKEGWLYVTQRDDVSRIKDTNGDGVADVFEVVNDDWGISGDYHEYAFGSKFDRVGNLWVVLCLTGSFSSEVPYRGWCVRITPDGTLIPTTSGVRSPGGIGFDADGEPFYTDNQGPWNGTCGLKHLTPGRFVGHPGGWKWYDLPAAAAALGKRPTEPESGGRMIVEREKVPELEPAAILFPYAKMGQSASGVACDLSGGKFGPFQKQMFVGDQTFSTVMRCFLEKVNGVYQGACFPFREGFGSGTVPVEFGPSGAMFVGGTNRGWGSRGTKPFSIERLDWTGKTPFEIHEMRARSDGFELTFTQPVDAKTAGDTASYTMKTHTYIYQSSYGSPEVDPTTATIESATVGADGKSVRLRIQSLQRGHVHTLTAPGVKSAAGEPLLHAEAYYTLNEVPVAEAP, from the coding sequence ATGATGGACTCGCTCCTGCCGCGGCTGGCTTTGCTCGCACTCCTGGCGCTCCTCCCCGCCGCCGCATCCCCGGCCGATGACAAACTGGCCGCCAGAGAAAACGAGTTCTATCGCATCACCACCTTCGAAGTTCCGAAGGATGTCGTCCTCGAAGCCGGTGCCTTCCAATGGATGAGCGATGGCCGACTAGCCGTCTCCTCCCGCCGCGGCGAAATCTGGATGATCCGCGATCCCCTCGCCCCCCAGGTCAAAGCCTCGCAGTTCTCGCGCTTCGCCCACGGCCTCCACGAAGTGCTCGGCCTCGCCGAGAAAGAGGGCTGGCTCTACGTCACCCAGCGCGACGACGTTTCCCGAATCAAGGACACCAACGGCGACGGTGTCGCCGACGTCTTCGAAGTCGTCAACGACGACTGGGGCATCAGCGGCGACTACCACGAGTACGCCTTCGGCTCGAAGTTCGACAGGGTGGGAAACCTCTGGGTCGTCCTCTGCCTCACCGGCTCCTTCTCCAGCGAAGTCCCCTACCGCGGCTGGTGCGTCCGCATCACTCCCGATGGCACGCTGATCCCGACGACCAGTGGAGTCCGTTCGCCGGGGGGAATCGGTTTTGATGCCGACGGCGAGCCCTTCTATACCGACAACCAGGGCCCCTGGAACGGAACCTGTGGACTCAAGCACCTCACGCCCGGCCGCTTCGTCGGACACCCCGGCGGCTGGAAATGGTACGACCTCCCCGCCGCCGCCGCGGCCCTGGGAAAACGACCGACCGAGCCCGAAAGCGGCGGGCGGATGATCGTCGAACGCGAGAAGGTCCCCGAACTGGAACCCGCGGCGATCCTGTTCCCCTACGCGAAAATGGGGCAGTCGGCCAGCGGCGTCGCCTGCGATCTCTCCGGCGGAAAGTTCGGCCCGTTCCAGAAACAGATGTTCGTCGGCGACCAGACGTTCAGCACCGTCATGCGTTGCTTCCTCGAGAAGGTGAACGGCGTCTACCAGGGCGCGTGCTTCCCCTTCCGGGAAGGCTTCGGTTCAGGGACCGTGCCGGTCGAATTCGGCCCCAGCGGCGCCATGTTCGTCGGAGGCACGAATCGCGGCTGGGGCTCGCGCGGCACGAAGCCCTTCTCGATCGAGCGACTCGACTGGACCGGCAAGACGCCGTTCGAAATCCACGAAATGCGCGCCCGGTCCGACGGCTTCGAGCTGACGTTCACGCAGCCCGTCGACGCGAAGACGGCCGGTGACACGGCTTCCTACACCATGAAGACGCACACCTACATCTATCAGTCATCCTACGGCAGCCCGGAAGTCGATCCGACCACCGCGACAATTGAGTCGGCGACCGTCGGCGCCGATGGCAAAAGCGTCCGCCTGCGAATCCAGTCGCTTCAGCGCGGCCACGTTCACACGCTCACCGCCCCGGGAGTGAAATCGGCCGCTGGCGAACCGCTGCTCCACGCCGAGGCGTACTACACGCTCAACGAAGTTCCCGTTGCCGAGGCGCCCTGA